One window of the Archangium primigenium genome contains the following:
- a CDS encoding electron transfer flavoprotein subunit alpha/FixB family protein, whose product MSIVLIVAEQQPDGQLRKATLNAVSAGKQLADKAGAELHLVLVSKDPSKVAEELKGLGAKVVHTATAPEFEHYLAETYAPAIAELATAINADYVGMASTAQGKDLLPRVAARLKAAMATDVMGFEGAGADIGFHRPMWAGNVFAQVKLSTPKKVFTLRPTEFPAAAGGQGAAEHKTFSPKIEGGKTRFVSFNEVKSARPELTEARVVISGGRGTKGDFKEIEALADLLNGAVGASRAVCDAGWVPNDLQVGQTGKVVAPQLYIAAGISGAIQHLAGMKSSKTIVAINKDAEAPIFQVADYGLVEDLFKVLPALREAVAKVKG is encoded by the coding sequence ATGTCGATCGTCCTCATCGTCGCCGAGCAGCAGCCCGACGGGCAGCTGCGCAAGGCCACCCTCAACGCCGTGAGCGCGGGCAAGCAGCTGGCCGACAAGGCCGGCGCCGAGCTGCACCTGGTGCTCGTCTCCAAGGATCCCTCCAAGGTCGCCGAGGAGCTCAAGGGCCTGGGCGCCAAGGTGGTGCACACCGCCACCGCGCCCGAGTTCGAGCACTACCTGGCCGAGACGTACGCCCCGGCCATCGCCGAGCTGGCCACGGCGATCAACGCCGACTACGTGGGCATGGCCTCCACCGCCCAGGGCAAGGATTTGCTGCCCCGCGTGGCCGCGCGCCTCAAGGCCGCCATGGCCACGGACGTGATGGGCTTCGAGGGCGCGGGGGCCGACATCGGCTTCCACCGCCCCATGTGGGCCGGCAACGTCTTCGCCCAGGTGAAGCTGTCCACGCCGAAGAAGGTCTTCACGCTGCGCCCCACCGAGTTCCCGGCCGCCGCCGGGGGCCAGGGCGCCGCCGAGCACAAGACGTTCTCGCCCAAGATCGAGGGCGGGAAGACCCGGTTCGTGAGCTTCAACGAGGTCAAGAGCGCGCGGCCCGAGCTGACCGAGGCGCGCGTGGTCATCTCCGGTGGCCGTGGCACCAAGGGTGACTTCAAGGAGATCGAGGCCCTGGCCGACCTGCTCAACGGCGCGGTGGGTGCCTCGCGCGCGGTGTGCGACGCCGGCTGGGTGCCCAACGACTTGCAGGTGGGCCAGACGGGCAAGGTCGTGGCGCCCCAGCTCTACATCGCCGCGGGCATCAGCGGGGCCATCCAGCACCTGGCGGGCATGAAGAGCTCCAAGACGATCGTCGCCATCAACAAGGACGCCGAGGCCCCCATCTTCCAGGTGGCGGACTACGGCCTGGTGGAAGATCTCTTCAAGGTCCTGCCCGCGCTGCGCGAGGCGGTGGCCAAGGTCAAGGGCTAG
- the fsa gene encoding fructose-6-phosphate aldolase, with protein sequence MKFFIDTADIKEIRTAYDMGCVDGVTTNPSLLAKTGRGLEETIREICSVVDGPVSAECVSEKADELVKEGEGLAKIHKNVVVKIPMGVEGMKAVKTLTERGIKTNVTLCFSANQALLAAKAGATYISPFVGRLDDISQDGMELIAHILEIYQNYDFQTQVLVASVRNPVHVLQSARMGAHVATLPFSVIKQLAQHPLTDAGIAKFLADWEKVPKAAKP encoded by the coding sequence ATGAAGTTCTTCATCGATACCGCTGACATCAAGGAAATCCGCACCGCCTACGACATGGGCTGCGTGGACGGCGTCACCACCAACCCCTCGCTGCTGGCCAAGACGGGCCGCGGCCTCGAGGAGACCATCCGGGAGATCTGCTCCGTGGTGGATGGTCCGGTGAGCGCCGAGTGCGTCTCCGAGAAGGCCGACGAGCTGGTCAAGGAAGGCGAGGGCCTGGCGAAGATCCACAAGAACGTGGTGGTGAAGATCCCCATGGGCGTGGAGGGCATGAAGGCCGTCAAGACGCTCACCGAGCGGGGCATCAAGACCAACGTCACCCTGTGCTTCTCCGCCAACCAGGCGCTCCTGGCGGCCAAGGCGGGCGCCACGTACATCTCGCCCTTCGTGGGCCGCCTGGACGACATCTCGCAGGATGGCATGGAGCTCATCGCCCACATCCTCGAGATCTACCAGAACTACGACTTCCAGACGCAGGTGCTGGTGGCCAGCGTGCGCAACCCCGTGCACGTGCTGCAGTCCGCGCGCATGGGCGCCCACGTGGCGACCCTGCCCTTCAGCGTCATCAAGCAGCTCGCCCAGCACCCGCTCACCGACGCGGGCATCGCCAAGTTCCTGGCCGACTGGGAGAAGGTCCCCAAGGCCGCCAAGCCGTAG
- the cax gene encoding calcium/proton exchanger gives MSSPAVVTPPPASSDVPPQPPPERSGGWFTADRFFTVLLVVSLPAAIASHFLHLGTPTFILCALALVPLARLMGEATEVISHKLGSGLGGLMNASFGNAAELIIALAALRSGQLDVVKASITGAILGNVLLVLGASILIGGLKFPRQTFNPTAAMSGMSMMFLALVSLVIPDLFHAFQGPAADPILFPMSVTIAVILLVVYGLSLLFSLKTHAHLYAGEAHGEGAEEELPTWSTKKATGVLLAATLGVVVVAEFLVHAIEAAIQTFGFTHTFVGVIIIAIVGNAAEHSTAILMALKNKMDLAFNIAIESSKQIALFVAPVLVLVSILLDPSRHLTLDFTHMEVLGIGVSVGAATLIGMDGESNWLEGVMLLGVYAILGVAFFFIP, from the coding sequence GTGAGCTCGCCCGCCGTCGTGACCCCACCCCCCGCTTCGTCCGATGTGCCCCCGCAGCCGCCGCCCGAGCGCTCAGGCGGGTGGTTCACCGCGGACCGGTTCTTCACCGTGCTGCTGGTGGTGTCGCTGCCCGCGGCCATCGCCTCGCACTTCCTGCACCTGGGCACGCCCACCTTCATCCTGTGCGCGCTGGCGCTCGTGCCGCTCGCGCGGCTGATGGGCGAGGCCACCGAGGTCATCTCCCACAAGCTGGGCAGTGGCCTGGGCGGGCTGATGAACGCCTCGTTCGGCAACGCCGCGGAGCTCATCATCGCCCTGGCGGCGCTGCGCTCGGGTCAGCTCGACGTGGTGAAGGCCTCCATCACCGGCGCCATCCTCGGCAACGTGCTCTTGGTGCTCGGGGCGAGCATCCTCATTGGCGGGCTGAAGTTCCCCCGGCAGACCTTCAACCCCACCGCGGCCATGTCCGGCATGTCGATGATGTTCCTGGCGCTCGTCTCGCTCGTCATCCCGGACCTCTTCCACGCGTTCCAGGGCCCGGCGGCCGACCCCATCCTCTTTCCCATGTCGGTGACGATCGCCGTCATCCTGCTGGTGGTGTACGGCCTGTCCTTGCTCTTCTCGCTCAAGACGCACGCGCACCTGTACGCGGGCGAGGCGCACGGCGAGGGCGCGGAGGAGGAGTTGCCCACGTGGAGCACGAAGAAGGCCACGGGGGTGCTGCTCGCCGCCACGCTGGGGGTGGTGGTGGTGGCCGAGTTCCTCGTGCACGCCATCGAGGCGGCCATCCAGACGTTCGGCTTCACGCATACCTTCGTGGGCGTCATCATCATCGCCATCGTGGGCAACGCGGCCGAGCACTCCACGGCCATCCTCATGGCGCTCAAGAACAAGATGGACCTGGCGTTCAACATCGCCATCGAGTCCTCCAAGCAGATCGCCCTCTTCGTGGCGCCGGTGCTGGTGCTCGTGTCCATCCTGCTCGATCCCTCGCGGCACCTGACGCTGGACTTCACCCACATGGAGGTGCTGGGCATTGGCGTGAGTGTGGGTGCGGCCACACTCATCGGCATGGACGGCGAGTCCAACTGGCTGGAGGGGGTGATGCTGTTGGGCGTCTATGCCATTCTGGGGGTCGCCTTCTTCTTCATCCCCTGA
- a CDS encoding electron transfer flavoprotein subunit beta/FixA family protein — MKILVTAKRVEDPESKIKVKPDGSDIVKEGLKYKINPFDEIGVEEALRLVAKHGGEVVVVSIGGKEVQEQLRHALAMGATRAVWVNHAGALDQMGVAALLQKVADKEKPDLVVLGKQSIDDDQNQVGQYLAEYLGWGQATFASKVESLESEQEKSKTPALTVSADKKTVRVVREVDNGLATVECTLPAIVTTDLRLNLPRYASLPGIMKAKSKPIEELTPEKLGADVALKIQVLKLASPPARKAGIKVPDVATLVDKLRNEAKAL, encoded by the coding sequence GTGAAGATCCTCGTCACCGCCAAGCGCGTGGAAGACCCCGAGTCCAAGATCAAGGTGAAGCCGGATGGCTCGGACATCGTGAAGGAGGGGCTCAAGTACAAGATCAACCCCTTCGATGAGATTGGAGTGGAGGAGGCGCTGCGGCTCGTGGCCAAGCATGGCGGCGAGGTGGTGGTCGTCTCCATCGGCGGCAAGGAAGTGCAGGAGCAGCTGCGGCACGCGCTCGCCATGGGCGCCACGCGCGCGGTGTGGGTGAACCACGCGGGCGCGCTGGACCAGATGGGCGTGGCGGCGCTCTTGCAGAAGGTGGCGGACAAGGAGAAGCCGGACCTGGTCGTGCTGGGCAAGCAGTCCATCGACGATGACCAGAACCAGGTGGGCCAGTACCTGGCCGAGTACCTGGGCTGGGGCCAGGCCACGTTCGCCTCCAAGGTGGAGTCGCTGGAGAGCGAGCAGGAGAAGAGCAAGACGCCGGCGCTCACGGTGTCCGCGGACAAGAAGACGGTGCGCGTGGTGCGCGAGGTGGACAACGGACTGGCCACGGTGGAGTGCACCCTGCCGGCCATCGTCACCACGGACCTGCGCCTGAACCTGCCGCGCTACGCGAGCCTGCCGGGCATCATGAAGGCCAAGAGCAAGCCCATCGAGGAGCTGACGCCCGAGAAGCTGGGCGCGGACGTGGCCCTGAAGATCCAGGTGCTCAAGCTGGCCTCTCCCCCGGCGCGCAAGGCGGGCATCAAGGTGCCGGACGTGGCGACGCTGGTGGACAAGCTGCGCAACGAGGCCAAGGCCCTGTAG
- a CDS encoding DMT family transporter has product MIPPVASAPSAAPSSPSSERLRADGVMLLVTALWGGTFVMVKGALGAADPFSFLALRFCVGALTLTAMARGRMFERTTLLRGALLGVFLFGGFAFQTWGLVSTPPSRSAFITGLYVVLVPLLGWGLFGRRPPASLWLGVGMALAGLYTLSGADLGLGPTPGDALTLGGAVSYAFHILFTERLAPKKDVVALVAVQLWVVCALSVACLPFTEVRLTPTPGFIGAVLFCGFVASALALSLQAWAQARTTAVRVALICCMEPVLAGLYSVGLGYEELGEREWLGGGLIVLGVGVAELSGHLWARWRPARLPQPE; this is encoded by the coding sequence ATGATCCCCCCCGTCGCCTCCGCCCCGTCCGCCGCGCCGTCCTCCCCTTCCTCCGAGCGCCTGCGGGCCGATGGGGTGATGCTGCTGGTGACAGCGCTCTGGGGCGGCACCTTCGTGATGGTGAAGGGCGCGCTGGGGGCGGCAGATCCCTTCAGCTTCCTCGCGCTGCGCTTCTGCGTGGGGGCGCTGACGCTCACGGCCATGGCGCGCGGGCGCATGTTCGAGCGCACGACGCTGCTGCGCGGCGCGCTGCTGGGCGTGTTCCTCTTCGGCGGCTTCGCCTTCCAGACGTGGGGGCTCGTGTCCACGCCGCCCTCGCGCTCGGCGTTCATCACCGGGCTCTACGTGGTGCTGGTGCCGCTGTTGGGCTGGGGCCTCTTCGGCCGCCGGCCGCCCGCGTCGCTGTGGCTGGGCGTGGGCATGGCCCTGGCGGGGCTCTACACGCTGTCGGGCGCGGACCTGGGGCTGGGCCCCACTCCCGGGGACGCCCTGACGCTCGGCGGCGCCGTGTCCTACGCGTTCCACATCCTCTTCACCGAGCGCCTGGCGCCCAAGAAGGACGTGGTGGCGCTGGTGGCGGTGCAGCTCTGGGTGGTGTGTGCCCTGTCCGTGGCCTGCCTGCCCTTCACCGAGGTGCGGCTCACCCCGACGCCCGGCTTCATCGGCGCGGTGCTCTTCTGTGGCTTCGTGGCGAGCGCGCTCGCCCTGAGCCTGCAGGCGTGGGCCCAGGCGCGCACCACCGCGGTGCGCGTGGCGCTCATCTGCTGCATGGAGCCGGTGCTCGCGGGGCTGTACTCGGTGGGCCTCGGCTACGAGGAGCTGGGCGAGCGCGAGTGGCTGGGCGGCGGTCTCATCGTGCTGGGCGTGGGAGTGGCCGAGCTGAGCGGCCACCTGTGGGCCCGGTGGCGGCCCGCGCGGCTGCCCCAGCCCGAATAG
- a CDS encoding pentapeptide repeat-containing protein, whose amino-acid sequence MPKAPTIEQLLQNGSADWNRLRKAGKVPTEHTGATFSQLFSANADLSGLELVGSEWERCDLSKMNFRDSDLSNAYFHGGRLQDCDFRGANLEGATFEKLKLLRCDFTGARGLDDMEMDDVDMDRVVGLDGEEAPPPPPPPVQGITAFTREQREKAMGAAGALFQTNPEQPVEGELPPFRPQDPPGTLCFRALKRLGSPPLWVLDVPGLRPLLPTRLPPGSALETLYREAVKTRLENKKPQSDPGAVDRAQRALRMGAKDANVAAMYLREVGVQPLFRFATAKALKDSLREELAVDDLTGTVDPRTTGALMELRLPQEVVEHTHEVRRRLAAAHLYTSLLEAGFSPENNWDEALESADAALELAQSATGEDREALLEGFQVFAALPDEARVRRLAYLAEALGHLELLGRLPEGMEPAWLTGPETRECHDREMTFVQALRASDIPSKVAALARAELGVPEGEVPEDSDEDLFVHLRCDVCGKEKLIVQSPGEA is encoded by the coding sequence ATGCCGAAAGCCCCCACGATTGAACAGCTCCTGCAGAACGGAAGCGCGGACTGGAACCGCCTGCGCAAGGCTGGCAAGGTCCCCACCGAGCACACGGGCGCCACCTTCTCGCAGCTCTTCTCCGCCAATGCCGATTTGTCGGGACTGGAACTGGTGGGCAGCGAGTGGGAACGCTGCGACCTGTCCAAGATGAACTTCCGCGACTCGGACCTCTCCAACGCCTACTTCCACGGCGGCCGCCTCCAGGACTGTGACTTCCGAGGCGCCAACCTGGAGGGCGCCACCTTCGAGAAGCTCAAGCTCCTGCGCTGTGACTTCACCGGCGCCCGGGGCCTGGACGACATGGAGATGGACGACGTGGACATGGACCGCGTCGTCGGTCTGGATGGGGAGGAGGCCCCCCCGCCCCCGCCCCCGCCCGTGCAGGGCATCACCGCCTTCACCCGCGAGCAGCGCGAGAAGGCCATGGGCGCCGCGGGCGCCCTCTTCCAGACCAACCCCGAGCAGCCCGTGGAGGGGGAGCTGCCGCCCTTCCGCCCGCAGGATCCCCCCGGCACCCTGTGCTTCCGCGCCCTCAAGCGCCTGGGCTCCCCTCCCCTGTGGGTGCTGGACGTGCCGGGCCTGAGGCCGCTCTTGCCCACCCGCCTGCCGCCGGGCAGCGCCCTGGAGACGCTCTACCGCGAGGCGGTCAAGACGCGCCTGGAGAACAAGAAGCCCCAGTCGGACCCGGGCGCCGTGGACCGGGCCCAGCGCGCGCTGCGCATGGGCGCCAAGGACGCCAACGTGGCCGCCATGTACCTGCGCGAGGTGGGCGTGCAGCCCCTCTTCCGCTTCGCCACGGCCAAGGCGCTCAAGGACTCGTTGCGCGAGGAGCTGGCGGTGGATGACCTCACCGGCACGGTGGACCCGCGCACCACGGGCGCGCTCATGGAGCTGCGCCTGCCCCAGGAAGTGGTGGAGCACACCCACGAGGTGCGCCGCCGCCTCGCCGCCGCGCACCTGTACACGTCCCTCTTGGAGGCGGGCTTCAGCCCGGAGAACAACTGGGACGAGGCGCTGGAGTCCGCGGACGCCGCGCTGGAGCTGGCGCAGTCGGCCACCGGCGAGGACCGCGAGGCCCTGCTCGAGGGCTTCCAGGTGTTCGCCGCCCTGCCCGACGAGGCCCGGGTGCGGCGCCTGGCCTACCTCGCCGAGGCCCTGGGCCACCTGGAGCTGCTGGGCCGTCTGCCCGAGGGCATGGAGCCCGCCTGGCTCACCGGCCCCGAGACGCGCGAGTGTCACGACCGGGAGATGACCTTCGTGCAGGCGCTGCGCGCCAGCGACATCCCCAGCAAGGTGGCGGCCCTGGCCCGCGCGGAGCTCGGCGTGCCCGAGGGCGAGGTGCCCGAGGACAGCGACGAGGACCTCTTCGTCCACCTGCGCTGCGACGTGTGCGGCAAGGAGAAGCTCATCGTCCAGTCGCCCGGCGAGGCATAA
- a CDS encoding MBL fold metallo-hydrolase, with the protein MSVELRRNGLQLAGTPLFLDATRKTPLSFVSHAHADHIGRHERTIATAATLRFMTHRLGKVHAPLPAPYGRPFDLGPLSLELLPAGHILGSAQLRVIREDGKRIVYTGDLNLLPSLTAEPAQVAECDLLIIESTFGHPRYAFPPRDEVFGQVEQWVRRHLERGVVPVLLGYSLGKSQEAMKYLSGRGLSLVAHASIHEVAVMYGELGVPIERMRCFDGRVEPGEVLFFTPQAARNGGLSALWPRATAVLTGWALDGPGAARRYGADVAFPVSDHADCASLVRYAKATGARDILTHHGFADELAQVMRAQGLDARALGQPKQLALL; encoded by the coding sequence ATGAGCGTCGAACTGAGGCGGAACGGACTGCAACTGGCGGGAACGCCCCTGTTCCTGGACGCGACACGCAAGACGCCGCTGTCCTTCGTGAGCCATGCGCACGCGGATCACATCGGCCGGCACGAGCGCACCATCGCCACGGCCGCCACCCTGCGCTTCATGACGCACCGGCTGGGCAAGGTGCACGCGCCCCTGCCCGCGCCCTACGGCCGGCCCTTCGATCTGGGCCCGCTGTCGCTCGAGCTGCTGCCCGCGGGCCACATCCTCGGCAGCGCCCAGCTGCGCGTCATCCGCGAGGACGGCAAGCGCATCGTCTACACGGGGGACCTGAACCTCCTGCCCTCGCTCACCGCCGAGCCCGCCCAGGTGGCCGAGTGCGACCTGCTCATCATCGAGTCCACCTTCGGGCACCCGCGCTACGCCTTCCCCCCGCGCGACGAGGTGTTCGGCCAGGTGGAGCAGTGGGTGCGCCGCCACCTGGAGCGCGGCGTGGTGCCGGTGCTGCTGGGCTACTCCCTGGGCAAGAGCCAGGAGGCGATGAAGTACCTGTCCGGACGGGGCTTGTCGCTCGTGGCCCATGCCTCCATCCACGAGGTGGCGGTGATGTACGGAGAGCTGGGCGTGCCCATCGAGCGCATGCGCTGCTTCGATGGCCGCGTGGAGCCGGGCGAGGTGCTCTTCTTCACCCCCCAGGCGGCGCGCAACGGGGGCCTGTCGGCGCTCTGGCCCCGGGCCACCGCGGTGCTCACGGGCTGGGCGCTGGACGGGCCGGGCGCGGCGCGGCGCTATGGCGCGGACGTGGCCTTCCCGGTGTCCGACCACGCCGATTGCGCGTCGCTCGTGCGCTACGCGAAGGCCACGGGGGCGCGGGACATCCTCACCCACCATGGCTTCGCCGACGAGCTGGCCCAGGTGATGCGCGCCCAGGGCCTGGATGCGCGAGCGCTCGGTCAGCCCAAGCAGCTCGCGCTCCTCTGA
- a CDS encoding RluA family pseudouridine synthase has translation MIEFRIEEDSAGMRLDKFLRKKLANVPTSHLFKMIRVKKVRVNGKRAQPEQPLAAGDTISIRGTEQQLLAPAAPEERAPAPPPPVDPSELVILLEDDWMMAVDKPSGMAVHTGSGITGGTLVDYVRAHLGPKAVRNDFTASPAHRLDRETSGVILVAKRRPAMVHFTDLFTNHHPKKRYLTLVKGRMPRDSGVINLPLAEHQQTAESKARRGVNMQEAVTRWKVIRQSSEAALLSCVIETGRTHQIRRHLVAIGHPVAGDKKYGDFAFNRDVRARWGLKRLFLHAASIEFPHPAHKGRVEVEADMPPELKDVLKRAALEPS, from the coding sequence ATGATCGAGTTCCGAATCGAGGAAGACAGCGCGGGCATGCGGTTGGACAAGTTCCTCCGCAAGAAGCTCGCGAATGTGCCCACCTCCCACCTCTTCAAGATGATTCGCGTGAAGAAGGTGCGGGTGAACGGCAAACGTGCTCAACCCGAGCAGCCCCTGGCCGCCGGGGACACCATCTCCATCCGGGGGACCGAGCAGCAGCTGCTCGCCCCCGCCGCGCCCGAGGAGCGCGCCCCCGCACCACCCCCCCCCGTGGACCCCTCCGAGCTGGTCATCCTCCTGGAGGACGACTGGATGATGGCGGTGGACAAGCCGAGCGGCATGGCGGTGCACACCGGCAGCGGCATCACCGGGGGCACCCTGGTGGACTACGTGCGCGCCCACCTGGGCCCCAAGGCCGTGCGCAACGACTTCACCGCCAGCCCCGCCCACCGGCTGGACCGGGAGACGAGCGGCGTCATCCTGGTGGCCAAGCGCCGCCCGGCGATGGTCCATTTCACCGACCTGTTCACCAACCACCACCCCAAGAAGCGCTACCTCACCCTGGTGAAGGGCCGGATGCCGCGCGACTCCGGGGTCATCAACCTGCCGCTCGCCGAGCACCAGCAGACGGCCGAGTCCAAGGCCCGTCGGGGGGTGAACATGCAGGAGGCGGTCACCCGCTGGAAGGTCATCCGGCAGTCGAGCGAGGCAGCCCTCCTCTCCTGCGTCATCGAAACGGGGCGCACCCATCAGATAAGAAGGCACCTGGTGGCCATCGGACATCCCGTGGCGGGAGACAAGAAGTACGGTGACTTCGCTTTCAATCGGGACGTGCGGGCGCGCTGGGGTCTCAAGCGCCTGTTCCTGCACGCCGCGAGCATCGAGTTCCCCCATCCGGCGCACAAGGGCCGGGTGGAGGTGGAGGCGGACATGCCTCCGGAGTTGAAGGACGTGTTGAAGCGCGCCGCGCTGGAACCCTCATGA
- a CDS encoding acyl-CoA dehydrogenase family protein translates to MDFQLSDSQRALQDMARKFAREVMRPKAAHHDETSEFPRAIMVSAWENGLLNMNLPESCGGLGLSHLDQLLAYEELAWGCSGMATSMTANDLANLPIVVGASEEQKKRLLTPFTEQFKLAAFCLTEPEAGSDVSNMGTTATRDGDHYVLNGSKCFITNGGHADQYTVFATVDKAKKHKGITCFVVEGRPKGLTVGKHENKMGQRASDTVALTFEDVRVPVANRIGEEGEGFRIAMETLDNSRPITAILSVGIARAGLEYSLEYSAQRKTFGKPIREHQAIQFMLADMAMNTHAARLLCHQSGWLLDQGQKNTLLSSYAKCFAADMAMKVATDAVQVYGGYGYIKEYPVEKLMRDAKLIQIYEGTSQVQRLVIAKELFK, encoded by the coding sequence ATGGACTTCCAGCTTTCCGATTCCCAGCGTGCCCTGCAGGACATGGCGCGCAAGTTCGCCCGTGAGGTGATGCGCCCCAAGGCGGCCCATCACGACGAGACCTCCGAGTTCCCGCGCGCCATCATGGTCTCGGCCTGGGAGAACGGGCTGCTGAACATGAACCTGCCCGAGTCGTGTGGCGGCCTCGGCCTGTCGCACCTCGATCAGCTCCTGGCCTACGAGGAGCTGGCCTGGGGCTGCTCGGGCATGGCCACCTCCATGACGGCCAACGACCTGGCCAACCTGCCCATCGTCGTGGGCGCCAGCGAGGAGCAGAAGAAGCGCCTGCTCACCCCCTTCACCGAGCAGTTCAAGCTGGCCGCCTTCTGCCTCACCGAGCCGGAGGCGGGCTCGGACGTGTCCAACATGGGCACCACCGCCACGCGCGATGGCGACCACTACGTGCTCAACGGCTCCAAGTGCTTCATCACCAACGGCGGCCACGCGGACCAGTACACCGTGTTCGCCACGGTGGATAAGGCCAAGAAGCACAAGGGCATCACCTGCTTCGTGGTGGAGGGCCGTCCCAAGGGCCTCACCGTGGGCAAGCACGAGAACAAGATGGGCCAGCGCGCCAGCGACACCGTCGCCCTCACCTTCGAGGACGTGCGCGTGCCGGTGGCCAACCGCATCGGCGAGGAGGGCGAGGGCTTCCGCATCGCCATGGAGACGCTCGACAACAGCCGTCCCATCACCGCCATCCTCTCGGTGGGCATCGCCCGCGCCGGCCTCGAGTACTCGCTGGAGTACTCCGCCCAGCGCAAGACGTTCGGCAAGCCCATCCGCGAGCACCAGGCCATCCAGTTCATGCTCGCCGACATGGCCATGAACACCCACGCCGCGCGCCTGCTCTGCCACCAGAGCGGCTGGCTGCTCGACCAGGGCCAGAAGAACACCCTCTTGTCCTCCTACGCCAAGTGCTTCGCCGCGGACATGGCCATGAAGGTCGCCACCGACGCCGTCCAGGTTTACGGCGGTTACGGCTACATCAAGGAATACCCGGTGGAGAAGCTCATGCGCGACGCCAAGCTCATCCAGATCTACGAGGGCACCAGTCAGGTGCAGCGCCTGGTCATCGCCAAGGAGCTGTTCAAATAA
- a CDS encoding cytochrome c oxidase assembly factor Coa1 family protein, whose translation MNPTDENPMVPQRSWWGRNWPWAVPMGCLGLLLSCGCLGMVFAGFAFKQFADTPVYTEAVQRAKQSPEVREALGEPLETSMLGGQMKISSVNDEGSANLRIPLKGPKGEGTMSVRALKQDGTWRFTLMRVDVFGIPAIDLLDDAADTPRDERLEQAPAARPNLPQVEPIPEEDDAAPPPAEEERELDL comes from the coding sequence ATGAACCCAACGGACGAAAACCCCATGGTGCCCCAACGAAGCTGGTGGGGCCGCAACTGGCCCTGGGCGGTGCCCATGGGGTGTCTGGGCCTGCTGCTGTCGTGTGGCTGTCTGGGGATGGTGTTCGCGGGCTTCGCCTTCAAGCAGTTCGCGGACACGCCCGTCTATACCGAGGCGGTGCAGCGCGCGAAGCAGTCGCCCGAGGTGCGCGAGGCGCTCGGAGAGCCGCTCGAGACGAGCATGCTCGGCGGCCAGATGAAAATCTCCTCCGTCAACGACGAGGGCTCGGCCAACCTGCGCATCCCCCTCAAGGGGCCCAAGGGCGAGGGCACGATGAGCGTGCGCGCGCTCAAGCAGGACGGCACCTGGCGCTTCACGCTCATGCGCGTGGACGTGTTCGGCATCCCCGCCATCGACCTGCTCGACGACGCCGCCGACACGCCCCGCGACGAGCGCCTCGAGCAGGCGCCCGCCGCCCGGCCGAACCTGCCCCAGGTGGAGCCCATCCCCGAGGAGGACGACGCCGCGCCGCCCCCGGCCGAGGAGGAGCGGGAGCTCGACCTGTAG